A window of the Chanodichthys erythropterus isolate Z2021 chromosome 21, ASM2448905v1, whole genome shotgun sequence genome harbors these coding sequences:
- the zbtb11 gene encoding zinc finger and BTB domain-containing protein 11 isoform X2 produces the protein MLDRLNQQRLRNEFCDITLIIEGEEHRAHKAVLASCSDYFYELFVEKGAVTSHEAVVDLSGFSKASFLPLLDFAYTSNLTFNFCVMAEVATLARHLLMAEVLQICESVHKKVEEQKLMVYQRGDIHTVVASQPAPPQPITPTASETYVVTMQSDDTPEAGQSLAVITSEIGTAESLALLAGATVDGETMTVVTHSGQAGSAESLAMVAHSGQAEEGETMTLVTHSGQAGSGESLAVVQACWSVEEPQVGDTPVAESMQTGAYLISVDPGKMDASEIVHLAAAAPPAVQDEPQAAVPTRQPEPAAVGAPPPAPAPVKRRPGRPPKVKQPEPPPPLPSEEEPTEMEGVEDGSGADEEKKEEESKDPNKRYLRKRSVKEGGYVRLHMGLETEEEERSTSPPAKTPQRLGRRGRPVQSVKNNPDEISESNIAAASDAMTPLAEELEPVVDQPETLEEGALQGDPGGVVEGEHACNECGMVFQRRYALIMHTLKHEKTRSFKCSICNKEFQYAASLRAHLARHKHQKTQRASMTRAMATEDSQGSEDQARYRTKREFVCDICGKTLPKLYSLRIHMLNHTGVRPHTCKVCGKSFATKHSLKMHRALHDSLKRFQCTVCDKSFVTKRSLEEHTSIHTGESKYLCTTCGASFHRASGLSKHLKKHQPKPDVRSFHCTHCDKSFFEAKDLQQHMNKHLGLKPFQCQVCGKCYSWKKDWYSHVKSHTVAEPFRCNVCGKEFFEKALFRRHVKKATHGKKGRVKQNLERECEHCGRKFTQLREYRRHMNNHQGVKPFECLTCGVAWADARSLKRHVRTHTGERPYVCPLCQEAHIDARTLRKHITKFHGDQLPGKIMLEKDTLQFHNQGTQVEHAVSILSSELPPELQPPQPPVTEEIETVLITEETVEAVQAVSDAAVATLSDQSIMQVVNYVLAQQAAVKVEEAPEIIQTMEVEVAHVAEVE, from the exons ATGCTGGACAGGTTGAACCAGCAGAGACTGAGAAATGAGTTTTGTGACATCACCCTGATCATTGAGGGTGAAGAGCATCGGGCACATAAAGCTGTACTGGCCTCCTGCAGTGATTATTTCTACGAGCTCTTTGTGGAAAAGGGTGCTGTGACCAGTCATGAAGCTGTCGTTGACCTCTCTG GCTTCAGCAAGGCCAGTTTTCTGCCATTACTGGATTTTGCCTACACCTCCAATCTGACATTTAACTTTTGCGTAATGGCAGAGGTAGCAACACTGGCACGGCACTTATTGATGGCTGAAGTGCTTCAGATCTGTGAATCTGTGCATAAGAAAGTAGAAGAACAGAAGCTGATGGTCTATCAGAGAGGAGACATCCACACTGTGGTGGCCAGCCAGCCTGCACCCCCTCAGCCAATCACACCTACCGCTTCCGAGACCTATGTGGTAACTATGCAGAGTGATGACACACCGGAAGCAGGACAGTCCCTGGCTGTAATCACAAGTGAAATCGGGACGGCTGAATCGCTGGCTTTGCTAGCTGGTGCGACCGTAGATGGTGAAACAATGACTGTAGTTACTCATAGCGGACAGGCTGGCTCCGCTGAGTCTCTCGCAATGGTGGCCCACAGTGGCCAGGCAGAGGAGGGCGAGACCATGACTTTGGTCACTCACTCCGGGCAAGCGGGTTCAGGCGAGTCCCTGGCTGTAGTACAGGCTTGTTGGTCTGTAGAGGAACCACAAGTTGGTGACACTCCTGTCGCAGAGAGTATGCAAACGGGAGCCTATCTCATTAGTGTGGATCCTGGCAAAATGGACGCTTCTGAGATTGTTCATTTAGCTGCGGCAGCACCACCTGCTGTGCAGGATGAGCCCCAAGCTGCTGTGCCCACACGCCAACCTGAGCCAGCAGCAGTAGGAGCACCACCGCCAGCCCCTGCGCCGGTCAAAAGGAGGCCAGGAAGACCACCTAAAGTGAAGCAGCCGGAACCACCTCCTCCTCTCCCTTCAGAGGAGGAGCCCACAGAGATGGAGGGGGTTGAAGATGGATCCGGTGCAGATGAAGAGAAAAAAGAAGAGGAAAGCAAAGATCCCAACAAGAGATACCTCAGAAAACGATCCGTGAAGGAAGGAGGGTACGTTCGTCTTCATATGGGACTTGAGACCGAGGAGGAAGAGAGAAGCACCTCACCCCCTGCAAAG ACACCTCAGAGACTTGGCAGAAGAGGTCGACCGGTTCAGTCTGTGAAGAACAATCCTGATGAGATTTCAGAGTCAAACATAGCGGCTGCTTCTGATGCCATGACGCCTTTAGCAGAGGAACTGGAGCCTGTTGTCGACCAGCCAGAGACTTTGGAGGAGGGCGCACTACAGGGAGACCCAGGAGGAGTTGTTGAAGGAGAACATGCATGTAATGAGTGTGGCATGGTGTTCCAGAGGCGGTACGCCCTCATCATGCACACTCTGAAACATGAGAAGACGCGCAGCTTCAAGTGCAGT ATTTGCAATAAGGAGTTCCAGTATGCAGCCTCACTCCGTGCACATTTGGCCCGTCACAAGCATCAGAAGACTCAGAGAGCCAGCATGACAAGGGCCATGGCCACAGAAGATTCTCAGGGGTCAGAAGATCAGGCGAGGTACCGCACCAAACGAGAGTTTGTGTGCGACATCTGTGGCAAGACTTTGCCTAAGCTGTACTCCCTGCGCATTCACATGCTGAACCACACGGGGGTGAGGCCGCACACCTGCAAGGTTTGCGGGAAAAGTTTTGCCACTAAGCACAGCCTGAAGATGCACAGAGCGCTGCACGACTCCCTCAAGAGATTTCAGTGCACTGTCTGTGACAAGTCTTTTGTCACCAAAAGAAGCCTAGAGGAGCATACAAGTATTCACACAG GTGAATCAAAGTACTTATGCACAACTTGTGGAGCATCTTTTCACCGTGCCTCCGGACTGAGCAAACACCTCAAGAAACATCAACCCAAACCTGACGTCCGCTCATTCCATTGTACTCA CTGTGATAAGAGTTTCTTTGAAGCAAAAGACCTGCAGCAGCACATGAATAAGCACTTAGGCCTAAAGCCCTTCCAGTGCCAGGTCTGTGGGAAATGCTACAGCTGGAAGAAAGACTGGTACTCGCACGTCAAATCGCACACCGTTGCAGAGCCCTTCAG GTGTAATGTGTGTGGGAAGGAGTTCTTTGAGAAGGCCCTGTTCAGACGGCATGTCAAGAAAGCCACTCATGGAAAAAAGGGCAGAGTGAAGCAGAACTTGGAGAGAGAGTGTGAACACTGTGGGAGGAAGTTCACACAGCTCAGAGAGTACCGCCGTCACATGAATAATCACCAGG gagtgaagccctttgagTGTCTGACCTGTGGAGTTGCATGGGCTGATGCTCGTTCGCTGAAGCGCCATGTTCGCACTCACACGGGCGAGCGCCCGTATGTGTGCCCATTGTGCCAGGAGGCCCACATAGACGCCAGAACGCTGCGGAAGCACATAACCAAGTTCCACGGAGATCAGTTGCCCGGCAAAATCATGCTGGAGAAGGACACTCTGCAGTTCCACAACCAAGGCACGCAGGTGGAGCACGCCGTCAGCATCCTCAGCTCTGAGCTGCCCCCTGAACTCCAGCCTCCACAGCCTCCCGTCACAGAGGAGATAGAGACCGTGCTCATCACCGAAGAAACCGTGGAGGCCGTGCAGGCTGTGAGTGATGCCGCCGTAGCCACATTGTCCGATCAGAGTATTATGCAGGTTGTGAACTACGTCCTGGCGCAGCAAGCTGCAGTCAAGGTGGAAGAGGCGCCAGAGATCATCCAGACCATGGAAGTGGAGGTGGCCCATGTGGCAGAGGTGGAATGA